The Lolium rigidum isolate FL_2022 chromosome 1, APGP_CSIRO_Lrig_0.1, whole genome shotgun sequence region CATCAGAAACCACGAGTTCTAAGGGATGAATCGACACAATGACTTTGGATATGGTAGCCGATAACTTTGCTTTTTAGTCtatatatattattattattattttgcgAAAAGCTTTTTAGCATATATTAATCATGGAATCTTACGTAGGGACACCAGAATTGGTGCTAAGCACATGTCGAATCATAGATGATGACGCATGCCTAGGCAATCGTGCAATCTTGCTCCTGAGCATCGAAACAATGCACACAACCCTCATTTTATTGCATAGTTTGAGAATTCATGTCAGAACTAACATGTCTATAAAAATTTCCATCCATAGGGGGAAAATGGCGCGGAGCGTAGTGGTGCAGCAGTACAAGCACAGTTTCTCAGGGTTCGCGGCGCGGTTGTCCAAGGACGAGGCCGCCGCGCTTAGACATAAGCCCGGCGTGGTCTCTGTATTCGCCGACCCGGTGTACCAACTCCACACCACGAGGTCGTGGGATTTCCTCCAACAAACGGATGTGAAGATCGACTCGGCTCGACGTTACTCGGCCAAACCCGCGGCATCATCGGCACCCACCACGGACACCATCATCGGTCTCCTAGACTCCGGTATCTGGCCCGAGTCGCCCAGCTTCGAGGACACCGGCTTCGGACCTGTCCCGAGCAGATGGAAGGGGGTGTGCATGGCTGGGGATGACTTCAACTCCTCCAACTGCAATAAGTGAGTCACTCACTGATATTACATTTCAAAGATCTGAGAAAAAACCACCATAGCGATTATGTATGGCATTGAACTTGCGGTACAGGAAGCTGATCGGAGCAAGGTATTACGATCTTGGTGAAGTAAATGGCGCCGGAACCCGGAGCAGCAGCAACTCGCCGCGGGACGAGGCCGGCCATGGGACGCACACATCATCCACGGCAGCGGGGAACGCGGTCACCGGCGCCTCCTACTACGGCCTGGCTTCAGGGACAGCAAAGGGGGGATCAGCCGCGTCACGATTGGCTATGTACCGTGTTTGCTCTGACGAGGGCTGCGCCGGATCGGCTATCCTCGCCGGCTTCGACGATGCTATCGGCGACGGTGTTGATATCATCTCGGTTTCGCTTGGCGCGTCGCCCTTCTTCAACCCAGATTTCTCGGAGGACCCAATCGCCATCGGTTCGTTCCATGCCGTGGCAAAGggggtcatggtggtgtgctcggCGGGTAACTCTGGGCCGGACCCCTCCACGGTGGTGAACGCGGCGCCATGGATTATGACGGTCGCGGCAACGACCATAGACCGCGACTTCGAGTCGGATGTCGTGTTGGGTGGAAATCGCAGCGCTGTCAAAGTATGCCTTAATTTGCTATGCATCCTGATACTTACAATTTCTTGGTTAATATTTACTCAGCTTTGTTCGTTCACATCAACGCAGGGGGGAGCTATAAACTTCTCCAACTTAGACAAATCCCCGAAATACCCGTTTATCACAGGTGCATCAGCAAAGTCTAGTTCTGCTTCTCGTATTGAGTCAGCAAGGTATGTACGCGTATATATGAATGGAACCAATCAAGTTAGCAAAGCAGTAAAATGAATTCCAATGTGCTATTATGAACGGGTGAATTTACTTTATATATCATTCATGCTGGGTACGTTTTCGTGAACTGCACTAGTCTTAGGCGTACACTAAAGTTTAGGACATAATCTAACTGAAGTTTTTCAACGTAGAGTTCTACTGATGAGCTTCAGTTTACCGGTACAGCAATGTCCTAATCTTGCCCACAATATTTCTCCTGTATCCTCTTCTCCTATGTTTGCCGTAGTCACTGCGAACCCGGAACTCTGGACGCCAGCAAGATCAAAGGCAAGATCGTTTTGTGCAACCACTCGCAGAGTGACACGTCAAAGATGGTGAAGGTCGAAGAGCTCCAGAGTGCCGGGGCGGTGGGATCCATCTTGGTGAACGATGCCGAGAGGTCGGTCACAACCGCCTACCTCGATTTCCCGGTAACTGAGGTCACGTCTGAGGCCGCGGCGGACCTTTACAAGTACATTTCCTCCACAAGGTAATCATCTTTCTTCTGCATCAACCATAttccaaataagcacaagccgtcCGTTATATACCAAGCTAACGATATCTCCCAAAATGCATGAGCTTAGTGAACCTGTCGCGACGATCACGCCGAGTATTACCGTGACAGAGCTCAAGCCGGCACCCGTCGTGGTTTACTTCTCGTCTAGGGGTCCGTCTGCACAAACGGGG contains the following coding sequences:
- the LOC124675954 gene encoding CO(2)-response secreted protease-like, which gives rise to MWLPFCFVAALLLAIQGEGRGERSDVYVVYMGAVPPRTSPSFLQETHLRLVGSILKRGKMARSVVVQQYKHSFSGFAARLSKDEAAALRHKPGVVSVFADPVYQLHTTRSWDFLQQTDVKIDSARRYSAKPAASSAPTTDTIIGLLDSGIWPESPSFEDTGFGPVPSRWKGVCMAGDDFNSSNCNKKLIGARYYDLGEVNGAGTRSSSNSPRDEAGHGTHTSSTAAGNAVTGASYYGLASGTAKGGSAASRLAMYRVCSDEGCAGSAILAGFDDAIGDGVDIISVSLGASPFFNPDFSEDPIAIGSFHAVAKGVMVVCSAGNSGPDPSTVVNAAPWIMTVAATTIDRDFESDVVLGGNRSAVKGGAINFSNLDKSPKYPFITGASAKSSSASRIESASHCEPGTLDASKIKGKIVLCNHSQSDTSKMVKVEELQSAGAVGSILVNDAERSVTTAYLDFPVTEVTSEAAADLYKYISSTSEPVATITPSITVTELKPAPVVVYFSSRGPSAQTGNILKPDVAAPGVNILASWIPTSSLPAGQKQPSQFNLISGTSMACPHVAGAAATVKAWNPTWSPAAIRSAIITTATQQNNNKAPMTTDSGTVATPFDYGAGQVNPTGALDPGLVYDLAADDYLHFLCNYGYGASQIKLITSPAAGFSCAGNASKDFISDLNYPSIAVTGLGAAASRTVTREVTNVGAQEDAAYTVAVSAPDGLDVKVVPSKLEFTNTVKKLSFQVTFSSKNAPPAKSALTGSITWSDGKHIVRSPFAISN